The uncultured Carboxylicivirga sp. genomic interval CACTGTTAATATTCCTGTAATTTTTTTGTGGGTAAATTTTAAATTCATAGCTATTGGGCTTGAGTGTATTTATTTACCAGTGCACTTATTGAGTCAATATTCTCAAAGTTCTCAGGTACGATATCTGTTCCATCAATCGAGATAGCATAATGCTTATCCAACTCCGAAACAAGCACAAGCAAATCAAAGGAATCAAGTAATCCATCAGCAATAAAATTCTCTGATATCTTGTAATCTTCGTCAGGCCTGATTCCACTTAAAATATTAACAATCTCTTCCATTATCTACTTTTACATTAATCAATTCCACTACTTATTTTAATTCGACTGAATCCTGTTGCAATTTCAGCTTTAAGCTACTGCGATCTATCTTACCATTAGGATTTAACGGCATTTGATCCAGTTGAATAAATGATGATGGCACCATATACTTCGGTAGTTTTTGCACTAATTGCGATCTGATAGCACCTACCTCAACCTTTTGAGTAGCTGAAAAGAACAATACTATTTCTTTTTTAACCTCGTTATAGAGTACACAGGCATTATCAAAAAGTCCCAAGCCCAAAACCGCTACTTCAATCTCTCCCAATTCTATTCGATAGCCCATGTGTTGTATCTGATTATCTTTACGACACAGATATATAATTTCGTTATTTTCGTTCAGATAAACAATATCTCCCGTACGATAAATTAATTCAGGATAATGCTTGTTCAAGGGGTTTTGGATAAATACCTCAGCTGTTTTCTCAGGATTATTATAATAACCCAATGATAAAGAACTACCTCTCACGCACAATTCTCCATTTTCGTTAACTGCTGCCCGTTGGTTCTTTTCATTTAAAATTATGATATCGGTATTTCTGCATGGGTAGCCAATAGGCACCGACTCATCATCCGAAATTTCGCGTTCAACTACATAATAAGTACTGTCAACTGTGGTTTCAGTAGGACCGTACATATTTATATACATTGCATCAGGTAGATGTTTTCTCCAATAATTCAAATGACTGGTTGACATTACCTCTCCTCCAAAAAATATTTTTTTTAGATAAGGCATTTCAATCTTTTCCAATAAATTAAAATTGGCAATATTCACAAGCAAAGAGGGAACCCAAAAAAACATATTTACCTGAACTTCATTTAAATAGTCCAGTAATCTCGCCGGAAATATAAACAACTCCTCTGGTATTATTACCATGGTAGCTCCTGTCGACATCATCAGGTAAATATCAAATACCGATTGATCAAAAAAGAAAGGTGACTGATTTCCTAATATGTGATTTTGATCAACACTAAATCGATCTCTTGCCCAATCGATATAATCAATAATAGAACGGTGAGAAACAACCACTCCTTTAGGTTTACCAGTTGAACCCGAAGTAAATAATGCATATGCAGGATCTGTATCAATAAAATGTCTCTCTGCAAAATCAATCTTTTCCTCACTAATTTCAAGGTCAAAATCCAAACTCTCATATTCAACCACCAATTCTTCAGAAAAGCCCAATTGTAGCAAATTCTTTTTTAATTTTGAATTGGTGATGATTATTTCAGGTGAAACAGTGTCTAGTATATGACCGATTCTTTCAATGGGGGATTTGGCATCCAAAGGCACGTAAAAATTACCGGTATACAAAATACCCGTATAACAAATAATACTTTGGGCCGATTTGGGTAAATATACTGCAACTGGCACATTACGAGTAATGCTACGGCTCAGTAACATCTCACGTACACAGAGCGCCCTTCTTCGCAATTCCGAAAAAGTCACATCTGTATCCCTGTCCCTAATGGCTACTTTTCCCTTTAATATCGGATAAGTATCCTCAAGATATTCTAAAGCATGTATATTCATAATAATTTAGGTCGCAATAAAATATGATAAAATTAGATTTAATGAATCCCCTTTCATTAACAATAAATGTAACTTCTATCCAAGCGAAAAATAATCAATAAAAAGTTACTAAATAACTGTAAAAAGGCACTTCTTTACCAATCCACCGTTTTTATCAATGAAACATTAAAATTACAGGTTTAAATTGCGTCAGGGTATTTATTAATATGATAACAAATCATGTAACCACCACTAAAACAACAAATAGAATAAGTATTTATACCTATTCATTTCGACAAGATTTATTAAAAGTAGTAAGCTATTCATCCTCTAGGTACCCTACGTTTAGCCTAGACATATTTATTTCTAAGCTATTCTGTATAGGATAATACGATCTTATCAAAGCTATCAATCCAAAATTGAGGAAGGTAATCTGAGGATATATCAAATTCTTGAGGATGTATATTTTGTCCATTATTTTTTAAACCGATGGTTGTCCAGCCCATTTCATTGGGGGTAACAAAATCTTTTGCCGTATTATCACCAATATAAATCAGATGGTGTTCCTCATATAAATCAGCTATGGCTTTATAGTTTCGTTTATCCGGCTTTTGACTGCCCAGTTCTTCAGATATAACAATCTTAGCCATCCAACCAACTATGCCCAGTGCTTTTATTTTATTACGCTGAGTAATTGAACGACCATCCGTAATAATACATAAAGGGATGTTATAATCTTTTAATTGCTGTAGAAAAAATGCAGTGGATGCACTTAATCTAATTGCGGGTAGATGATTCCGATAGATTTCAAGGAGTTCCTGTTTTGAAGTGAATCTATTGTTTTTGGCCAATAGATAAGCAAAAACATCTTCTTTCTTTTCATAAAGATCTAGCATTTGCACAAAGGTTTGTTCCGGCTTTGCTGTATAGCTGGCTATCTCTCTATATGCTGATTTAAGATAATCCACTTCTTTAAATAAAGTATCATCCAAATCGAAAACTACCACAGTATTTTTATTTAAAAGAAGCTCCATGTACTAATATTTCATCATCATAACGTAACATTAAAAGCTGATCTTCCCAATTATCAAAATATTCGATAGACTCATTTAGGAAATACTCTTGTATAATCCATCTAGGATAATTAGCACCAGCCTGATAACTCAGTGGATACCCCCCTCCAAAGCGAGGATTAATTTCAATGCCATAAACTTTATCTAAATCTTCGTTATAGAATACCTGTAAAGTGATGCAGCCAATATAGCCTTTAACTTCAGAAAAACGATCGGTTAAATAACTAACCAGACCATTTTTAACGGTGATACCTTTAAAAATCTCACCACTTCTTATTTCAATACGCTCACGGGGAACCAAACACTTAAGTATACCATTTCTATCGAAATACATATCAACCGTATACTCTTTGAATACTTCCTGATCGATATATTCTAAAAACATAAGGTTTTCATCATCAATCAGACGTTGACACAACTCATGGGGCCCCTTAATATGGTATATGTCCTTACTACAACTTCCATCTATGGGTTTTATAAAAAGAGGGAATTGAGGTTTATCGTGGGCATATTCTCTTGCATAATTAATATTCAACTCTTCAAACAACTGATGAGTTAAGCGTTTGTTCCGGCAAACCACAATATTGCTAAAATCAGAGACAATACATTGAATACCTTCCTGTTCAAAACGCAGTTTGTTCTCTGCCAACGGTCTTAGCTCTGGGTCAATGGTGGGAATAATCATCCTAATATTGTGTTGCTTACAAAGCTCTATAAGCATATCGATATAATTGGGAGAATCTACTCTTTCTACCTTAAATGATCCATCTGCCACCTGGCAAGCCGAGGATAAACCTGGCTCTAAATCAGTCGCAAACACCTTAGAATCTGGAAAGAATTTTTTTAATTCCTTTTGAAAGGCACGTAGTAGCGAAACTCTTCTACCTGCCGATGTAATAAGTATATTCATTTGGTTAAAAATCTTTGATTTTTCTATTATTCTGGACTAATAATTAAGTAAAAATCGTTTTGAATTTTCAATTATTTCCTGTAAATGCTTCCATGGTAGCATGTGTATCCGAATTAATACCATCACTAACCAGCACTTTTTTGATGGTTAAAAACAAAATTCTCATATCCATTAAAAAAGAGACATTGTCCACATATTCAATATCCAGTTCAAATTTACGAGTCCATGATATGGCATTGCGGCCGTTTACCTGTGCCCAACCTGTAATACCGGGTTTTACATCATGGCGTCGGGCTTGTTCTGCACTATACAAGGGTATATAACTCATAATTAATGGCCGGGGACCGATTAAACTTACATCCCCCTTTAATACATTTATCAATTGAGGAATTTCATCTAAGGAAGTTTTACGAACAAATTTACCCAAGGCTGTTAATCGCTGTTCATCGGGTAATAACTCTCCATTGGCATCCCGTTCATTTGTCATTGTTCGAAACTTAATGATCTTAAACGGCTTCGCCTTATAGCCCGGGCGAACCTGAAAAAACAAGGGATTCCCCTTTAATCCCACCCACAAGACTAAATAAACAATTACAAATAATGGAGAAAACACTATTAAAGCGGTAAGTGATAGCGTAAAATCCATTAAAGGCTTAAAAAAATTTACATACATAAAATTGAAACTCTTTTTAAAACAACTCAATTACATTCTACTTACAAGGAATGTCAATAAAAATATTGGCTACTTTTCAATCGTTTGGTATTCTTTCAATAGAGCTTCCCAAACTATTTCCTGCTGAAATCGATCAACAATTGATGGTCGTGCATTGGCTTCCATTTTATCAAAAAGCTTCTTATCAACTCTTAACCTATCCATAGCCTGAAATAATGCTTCACTATCTCGTGGAGGAATAATGAGCCCGGTTTCTCCATCTATAATAATTTCATTGCTACCATTTATATCTGTAACGATGGTCGGCATTTCCATAGCCCCCGATTGCATTACCGAATTAGGAAAGCCTTCGCGATAACTGGGAAGAACCAAAACATCCGATGCAAATAAATAATCCCTTACATCACTTACATGTCCTATGTATTTTATATCCTCACAATCATGGATGTATTTTTCATCTTCTTCGCTTATGGGATCCAATGCCTGTTCGAACCTCCCCAGCAATAAGAGCTTAACTCCAGGTTGCTGTATCTTTTTAAATGCAGTTAATAATTCATTAATGCCCTTATCTCTAACAATCCTTCCTATAAATACATATACAAAATCGCTACTTGTAAAGCCCAGTTCCTCTCTTATTTCCTCACGGGAACGAACAATAGCTTTACGCGAAAAATACTCACAATCAATACCATTTATATTTCCATTTGCAATTACTTTCAATGGCTTTTTAGTAATCTTATAATTGATTAAATCATTCTTTACACCTTCTCCTTCAGGTATTACCTTGGTAGCAAACTTACATATTAACCGATCGGTACGAATCAGTAATCGTTTTTTAAATCCGGTAGCTGTAGGAAATATAAGCCCCGTAAAAGTATGAATACGTACCGGTACCCTGGCCAGCCATCCTGCAGCCATAGATACTAATCCGGCTTTTGGAGTAAACGAATGAATAATATCCGGTCTTTCTTTAATAAATAGCCATGTCATCTTTAACACAGATATGCCATCTTTAAAGATAGAAATATGACGTTCCATATTTACCACCCGGATTTCAATTCCCTCTTCCTCCGATATGGTTAATAAATCGCGTCCTTCAGAAGATTCACCCTCTGCTTTAAACGACGAAACGGCTGTTACCCGATAATGTTCAGCTAAAAACTTCAACTGTCCCCGCAGGAAATTTAAAGAACCCGGAATGGTCGTTATCCTGAATAATTTTTTTTGCTTTTCTTTATTTATCATGGATATATTCAATAAAAGATAAAATCTGACGGATATAATTAACCAATACTTAAAGCATAAATATCAGCCACGGTTTGAGAAGATGACTTTATATCAAACTTTTCTATTTCAACTTGATCTAATTTCATTTCCGGAATTCGTTCATCAATATAATCTGTTATTTTTTCAGCCCATTCTTGTGCATTATCAGTAAGTGGTATTGACATACATAACCCAGAATTTGTTTGCTGTGGTACTGCATCCGATATAAAACAGGGTAAACCAGATGCCTGTGCTTCAACCAATGCAAAAGGCAAACCTTCGAATAAAGATGGCATTAGAAAATAGTTGGCTTTTTTTAACAAAACTGGAATATCTTTTCTTACCCCTAGAAGATCTATATTATTCTCAACACCTAGTTCCGCAATGTGTTGCTCAATTTTTTCACGTTCATCTCCGTCTCCAACCCATCTAAGTTTGACTTCAGGATGTATTTTCTTTAGTTCAGCTATAACTTCTACAATAAACAAACAGTTCTTTTGTCTTACCATACGCCCTACAGTAATAAAATTCAAACCAGCATCTCGCTTATCAACAAAGAACTTACTTAAATCAATACCATTATAAATCACTTTAGTTTGGTCAAAATGTTTTTGCCCATATAAAAAACGATTTGCATCATCAGAACACCCTAACTTAACATTAGCAAATTTATTAATAAACCATCGCATAGTCATTCTATAATATCTAACTATCTTATTATCCTCTATCTTACCTGAATTATGAGAATGAGAAACTCTTAATTTAACACCAGCAAAAAAAGCAATCATTAAATTTAGTCCATTAAAAAAATCCATATGCGTATGACAGACATCAAAAGGTCCATATTTCCTCATGTACTTATACATCTTAACAAAGTGCTTTAATAGCTTTATTTTACCATCCAAATCATTTGTCATATAAACCGTATGTCCCTTACTCTCCACTTCATCCTGATGATACTGCCTCCTATCAACAGCAATCAAATAGCTAACCTCAAATTTATCTTTATCAAGATGGTCCACTGTATTTAAAACAAAAGCTTCAGTCCCCGCAGGTGCTAATCCATGTAGAATTTCTAATACTCGTACTTTTCTTTTCATAGAACTGATTTAACTGAATTGCATATTTAATTAAGGCTTATCGAACTTCCATCTTTTTTCCTCTTGCTACCTGACGCTTTGCATATAGATATAAGACACAGCCCCAAGGTACCGCCAAAATAGTCAGTAATTTAGCAGGTGATTCCTTAATAAACTTATTATTACGCGAAATAATACTGGAATTGACATAGTGAATAGCTTCTACAAAACGCCTCTTTAACGAAGGATGATATTTCATGGATTCTTTACGTATAAAAGCGAAACCTTTGGGATTCCTAAAATATTGCTTATACATATTCATCGAAGAACCATCCAACTGATAATCTACAATTACCAGAACCTCATTAATGGTTATCATTTTATACTGAAGATCGGCCAACATATATTTCCAACCCAGGCCAACATATTTTTCACCTTCAAACTCAGGATATTCAGGTAGTGATTTCATAATATCAGTACGATACACCAACTTTTTATCGCCACTTCCTCCCTTTCGATAAAAATCCGTCAGGGTGGTTTCTTTCTCCGTAAACGTTGTACCAATCACCTTACCATCCTGCATACGTTCATCCAAGCCCAGAATTCCCGCATATTTATCTGATCCTTTCTCTTTCCATAAGTTAACAATCAACTCCACCGCATTGTCGGGCATATAGTCATCAGAATCAATACAAGTATTTAGCTCTGTATCCATCAGACGATAGGCTGCGTTATGAGCAGTGTGCATACCGCCATTCTTTTTAAGATGATAACGAATGGGGATCTTGTTCTCCTTAACCCAGGCTTCCACCAGTTCCCGGGTATTATCAGAAGATCCATCATCAATTACCAACCATTCAAAATCTTTAGACGTCTGCCGTAACAAACTTTCGTATGTTCGATGAATGGTATGTGCCCTGTTATATGCAGGCGTAAAAATAGTTAGTGTTGGCTTATTCATTTTTTTCTTTTTTATTGAATGGCTTCCAGGTATAACTGTGTTAACCAAAGAGCATTTTCCTGAATATCGAAACGAGCGCTTTGAATTTTACCAAGTGTATTTTTGCGGGTGTATTGTAGATTTATTAAATGTTCAGACCAATAGCTAGCACCGGCTTCCAATGATAAGAAATCAACCAGTTCAGGCACAATAGCCACCTGATCAGATACTCCTGTTGATGTAATAATTTTCAATCCCGCAGACTGGGCTTCTATCATAGTAACCGATAAGCCTTCATGAAAAGATGGAAATAATAAAACATCCATCCCTTGCATTAAGTCCGGAATATCAGAACGGGTACCATAAAACTGAAAATATTTGTCCAATTTTAGCTCCTGTATTCGTTGCTGTACTTTATCGTATTCGCTCCCATTGGCACCAATTAAAACACATAATAAATCAGGTTGTTTGCTTACCATTTTGGCAACCACTTCTACCAAAAACAAATGGTTTTTTTGCTTATCAAAGCGGGCCACATTACCGATAATGAATTGTTTACCCCAACCTTCTTTTTTTCTTACAATCTCTCTTTTTTGCTCATCAAACTGAAAATCCGCAGCATTTACCGCATTGGGTTGAAAGATAGCTTTTGCTGCTCTTTTCGACCCAAACAACCATTGAGCGGAATCAGCAGAACAGGTAAAAAAGTGAGTAAGATAGGGACGCATTAAATGTTTAAGCAGGTTTCGAAAGGGCATCTTTACATCCCAACCTGTTGGGGCATTATGAGCATGAGCTGCAATAAAAGGAATATTACGCTTATGAGCTTCTTTATAAATCCATAATCCCAGTTCGGAACAATGCCCATGAATAATGCGATACTCGGGATGCTCATCAAAAAACATTTTGATGTTTTTTTTATAAACAGATAAATTACCGGGAGTTATCGCGGGTAAGGTATAAATCTTTCCACCCAAAGATTTAATTTCATCGTCATAATCACCTTTTTGTTGGCGATGTACAATAAAATCAAACATAAGTTTACTTCGATCAATACTCCTGAAATAATTCATTACCATGGTTTCAGCACCACCACGATTCATAATGGTAAATAGCATTAAAACGCGAACTGGAGAAGTACTCATATTATCGGTTTATTATTTTACGGATTGCCATTAATAAAACATATACACCCAAACTTATCTTGTTCTTACAACAAAAGAAAAATACTTTCCAATGTAAGGGCATATACTTAATTTGCAGCTGGGCAATGGCCTCTGTATATGAATCAGAACTTAAATAATCATTCAGAAAAGATACTTTATCAATAATGCCCTTTTTACTATTACATTCATTTAAACCAATCCCAACAATACTTAAAGCAATTCTATTCTGTAAGGCCGACTGATAAATAGAGCTATTGCTCTCGTTGGGAATAAAAGCTGCCATCTTTTGAAATAAAATACTCCATTGATTCGCCAACTCAGCACGATAACCAGAAGTAACAGATACGGCATTGTTTTTTCGATAATGATAAAAAATATCATTCAAATAATAGGCTGCTTTTGCTTTACCAAAGGCTTCTAAATTGAACAATGCGTCTTCTGCCGTTCCTATAACTTTAAGATCTACAAATTCAATATCCCTGATTAATTCAGCTCTATATAGTTTACCCCAAACAGTAACCATAGAATCGGCTCCTGCAGGATCAGCTAACTCTGCTCCATACAACCCCAATACACGTCTCTGTAATTCGTTATATTCTTTTAAATCAAAATACGTACTTTCTGTAAATAGTTGTTTTTGTTCCGATCGGTTTTCAAATTCCTTTTTATATCCCCAAATAACAATATCAACTTGCTGATCAAGTGCTATAAACAAAGCTTTCTCACAAGTATCCGTTTCAATCCAGTCATCACCATCCACAAAAAGAATCCAGTCTCCTTTGGCTTCTTTTAAACCTCTTGTACGCGCAGCTGATACTCCCTGATTCTTTTGATTAATAACTTTTACCCGTGTATCTTTTTGGCTATATTCATTTAATAACTCCAAAGACTGATCAGGCGATTCATCATTAACACAAATAACTTCAATGTTACTGTAATTCTGATTAAGGATGCTTTCCAAACACTTTGGCAAGTATGCCTCTACTTTATATATGGGTACAACTATACTGACTAAACTACTCTTATCCATTACATTAAAAAATTAATCAGAATTATAAAAGAGGTTTCATAATATTGTAAAAGAAAGTAAATGCATAAAATAATAGAATCGCCTGTCCTATCTTTTCTGACTGGTTAGACCAAAAACGCTTTTTATAATAAGGGTAAATCAAAACCAAAGGCATAATAAACCACGATAACATGGCAAAACGATTGGAAAAAGCAGCCCTAATTACAATTACCCAAAAGGAATTACTCACCAGATAAATATTATAAATCCATATATAATGTGGATCTTTAAAGTTTTTTTTAAAGATAAAGTAGGCTCCTACTACAATGGGCATGGCACTATACAGTAAAAAATCCCATCTAAAACCCGTATGAGAAAACTCTGAGGCAAACTCATCTGCTGCATTTAGGTAATTAGCAAGGCGATCATCCGCAATTCCTAGACTAACAAATAAATTAGCTACGGCATTCCCTACTGTTAATGATAATAAAATAGAGAAGAACCAACCATAGAGATAATACTTTGGATTTTTTATAAACCAAGCTAGTATACCTCCCAAAATTACCAAAGCAGTTGAATTATGGGTAAAATAAGCATAGATGGTACATAAAATAACAATCCATATATTCTTACGATATGCCATTCCAACCATCAGGGCAGACACTGCTAATCCTGTTCGAATCCCATTCACTGCATTACTCACGAAAAGAAACATACTTAAAATCACGAGATAGGGAACAAAATAATGTTTACCAAAGAGCTTAACTGCTGATAACCAATTAAAACTTATATACAAAAATGCACAAAACAAAAAATACTGATGCACATTAAAGCCACTATAAGCAAACCATTGCGTCATTCCATTAAAAACCCACTCCTTGCCGAGGTCAATACTAATACTCCCTCTTTGAAGTAAAGTAAAATTGTGAGCATAATTGGAGGTATCACCAAAATAATAACCTGAGATAGGTCGTAATCCAAAGTATAGGATAATTATAATTGAAATAGTAATACCTATAAAATTATGAATTTTATAGGTATTACCATTAAATAAACTACCTGAAAAACCTTGAAAAGAAGTTACTATGACCAATAACAGCACCATATAATTAAACAGTGGTATATACTGATCTAGTGGTATAAAATCTATCATTAATTTTTAATAAATAGCTTTCTTATAAAAAGATAAATAGTTGTGGGTAAGAGTGACCTTAACTTCTTTTTTAATTTAACTCCTTTGGGAAACCAGGAACCATCAAAATGATGAATACAACAAGTATTTGAAGTTAAGTTCACCTGCAAAGTCAATTGATCCTTAGGACAAAAATAATCAGTAGGATATAAATGTAAAATACCATTACAGGTTTGATAGGTATTATTGGGAATAAAACCATAATCTTTCATCATACCCGATACAATGGTTACATTGGTTATGGGTTCCGGAGTTCCATCCGGGCGAAAATAAGGACGATCTTTATAATAACTTAGCATTTTTCCGGCCCAAAAACCTTCTTTTTCACTAGCCATTACACCGGTTTGAATCATTGCTTCTGATTCAAACCCGGCAAATGCAGGTGCATCCAAAAAAGAATCAAAGGGTTTTAGTACTTCCACATCCGTATCCATATAAATCCCACCTACTGTATAAAGAGCATGCAATCTAACGTAATCGGCTACAAAGGCATATTTTTTTGCATTATATGCTTCTTTTGTCCAGGGAGTTGAATTTATATCAAAACTATCTTCGTTCCATAAATACAAATCATAATCGGGCAGTACTTTCTTCCAGGTGGCAATGCATCGTTTTGCCAGTGCATTCATTTCACCATTTCCAAACCAGCAATAATGTATAATCTTAGGTATCATAAAAATCAATTCTACGTTATAATTTTAAGTACCCTTGCCGGGTTACCTCCTACCACAGCATTATCAGGCACATCTTTTGTAACTACTGCTCCCGCACCAATAATAGCATTATTACCTATTGTAATGCCTCCAATAATAGTCGCATTAGCATGTATTTTAACATTATCCCCTATTACAGGTCTTTCTCCTCCTTTTTCACCAATGGTAACTAAATGATTAATATATAAATCACTCCCAATCTCACTGGCATTTATAATGGTTGCATAGGGATGGGCCAGTTTTACTCCTCCTTTTATATGGGTTCGAACATCAATTATAAACGGATCGTATGGTCTAAAAAAGACTCGTAGAATCTTAGCAAACCTGTTATGAATCCGAAAGTAGAATAAATTCCTAAAACACTTATCTACCAGTAATTTATAAGAAAGCAAATACCAAATACTCCTCTTACCATTTATGTATCCAGGTAAGTTCGCTCTTAAATCCTCTATTATTAATTCTTTCTTATCAGAATAAAAATAAAGTATAAGATGTGGAAGAAATAGGACCTGCCCCAATAAGTTCAGCAATCGCATAATACTAAAATATCACTTACACATTTCATATACTTTTTCTATCTCATTAAAATTACCGTATTCTCGTAATCGGCAATTATTTATCAGTGTATTTTGCATATCGATATCATCTATAAGATCTTTAATTCCCATTGCAGCTCCTTGAATGTCCATTGGTACAATTACCCCATCAACACCATCAGTTAATTGCCCTTGGGATGTTGAAAAATTGGTAATCACAACGGGTTTACAAAGCATTTGAGCTTCACGCACTGTAACCGCCTTTCCTTCATAGCGAGAAGGCTGAACATAGATATCACAAGCCCTCATATACGGATAAGGATTACTTTTTTTACCCAAAAGGATGAAATGCTCTTCCATTCCACACTCACGAATGGCTTCATCAATGCTTTTTTGATCACCAAACCCAATGATATACCATTTTAAGTTCACTCCCATCTTAACTAATTCAGCACAAATAAAAACTGCATTATCAAAAGCTTTAGCATGACAAAAACGACCAACTGATAATAATTTCACTTCTCC includes:
- a CDS encoding glycosyltransferase gives rise to the protein MSTSPVRVLMLFTIMNRGGAETMVMNYFRSIDRSKLMFDFIVHRQQKGDYDDEIKSLGGKIYTLPAITPGNLSVYKKNIKMFFDEHPEYRIIHGHCSELGLWIYKEAHKRNIPFIAAHAHNAPTGWDVKMPFRNLLKHLMRPYLTHFFTCSADSAQWLFGSKRAAKAIFQPNAVNAADFQFDEQKREIVRKKEGWGKQFIIGNVARFDKQKNHLFLVEVVAKMVSKQPDLLCVLIGANGSEYDKVQQRIQELKLDKYFQFYGTRSDIPDLMQGMDVLLFPSFHEGLSVTMIEAQSAGLKIITSTGVSDQVAIVPELVDFLSLEAGASYWSEHLINLQYTRKNTLGKIQSARFDIQENALWLTQLYLEAIQ
- a CDS encoding glycosyltransferase family 2 protein; this encodes MDKSSLVSIVVPIYKVEAYLPKCLESILNQNYSNIEVICVNDESPDQSLELLNEYSQKDTRVKVINQKNQGVSAARTRGLKEAKGDWILFVDGDDWIETDTCEKALFIALDQQVDIVIWGYKKEFENRSEQKQLFTESTYFDLKEYNELQRRVLGLYGAELADPAGADSMVTVWGKLYRAELIRDIEFVDLKVIGTAEDALFNLEAFGKAKAAYYLNDIFYHYRKNNAVSVTSGYRAELANQWSILFQKMAAFIPNESNSSIYQSALQNRIALSIVGIGLNECNSKKGIIDKVSFLNDYLSSDSYTEAIAQLQIKYMPLHWKVFFFCCKNKISLGVYVLLMAIRKIINR
- a CDS encoding serine acetyltransferase; translation: MRLLNLLGQVLFLPHLILYFYSDKKELIIEDLRANLPGYINGKRSIWYLLSYKLLVDKCFRNLFYFRIHNRFAKILRVFFRPYDPFIIDVRTHIKGGVKLAHPYATIINASEIGSDLYINHLVTIGEKGGERPVIGDNVKIHANATIIGGITIGNNAIIGAGAVVTKDVPDNAVVGGNPARVLKIIT
- a CDS encoding EpsG family protein; this encodes MIDFIPLDQYIPLFNYMVLLLVIVTSFQGFSGSLFNGNTYKIHNFIGITISIIIILYFGLRPISGYYFGDTSNYAHNFTLLQRGSISIDLGKEWVFNGMTQWFAYSGFNVHQYFLFCAFLYISFNWLSAVKLFGKHYFVPYLVILSMFLFVSNAVNGIRTGLAVSALMVGMAYRKNIWIVILCTIYAYFTHNSTALVILGGILAWFIKNPKYYLYGWFFSILLSLTVGNAVANLFVSLGIADDRLANYLNAADEFASEFSHTGFRWDFLLYSAMPIVVGAYFIFKKNFKDPHYIWIYNIYLVSNSFWVIVIRAAFSNRFAMLSWFIMPLVLIYPYYKKRFWSNQSEKIGQAILLFYAFTFFYNIMKPLL
- a CDS encoding glycosyltransferase translates to MIPKIIHYCWFGNGEMNALAKRCIATWKKVLPDYDLYLWNEDSFDINSTPWTKEAYNAKKYAFVADYVRLHALYTVGGIYMDTDVEVLKPFDSFLDAPAFAGFESEAMIQTGVMASEKEGFWAGKMLSYYKDRPYFRPDGTPEPITNVTIVSGMMKDYGFIPNNTYQTCNGILHLYPTDYFCPKDQLTLQVNLTSNTCCIHHFDGSWFPKGVKLKKKLRSLLPTTIYLFIRKLFIKN